GAGCTCAATCTTCGGGCGAAGGCGAGAGTGCTAGAACACACCCCAGAAGCTGAACTTACAGAGTACTATTTAAGGTACTTACATGACGAAAAAAATCTTAAAGCGGTTACCATTTGCTTTTCCAATCTGGAAGGGCGCTTCCACATGCTGGATTACGATAAGAAGTTCTTGCTAAAATCGTATAACAACCTCACCTTCGACGGCTCATCTATTCGCGGTTTTTCTGAAGTTCGAGAATCAGACTTAAGACTAGAAGTCGACTGGGGCTCATTGCGATGGCTGCCAACTGACGTCTTCGGTCCAGGTAAGGTAATTGCCTTTGGCCGCATTCGCGACCGAGATGGCTCAGTATACGTGTCCGATATGCGAAGCCGTTTGCAGGAGCTAACCAATAAACTTTGGGAAGACAACAAAACAGTTGCGAATGTAAGTGTTGAGATTGAGGGTTTTCTTTTTGAAGGCATCAACGCCGAGCAAAACTACATTTCAAGAAACGGCTTTAGCTTCGTTTCAAGCGGCGGGTATTACAATTCGTTGCCAAAAGATCCTTTGCGCATTTTCATAGATAGCTTTGCCGAAGCTCAACGCGCTATGGGCTTTGAAAATGAAAAAGATCACCCTGAAGTTGCGCCATCGCAGTTTGAACTTAACTATAATTTCTGTGATGCTTTAGTAGCAGCCGATCAAATTCAAATTTACAAACTACTAGCTAGACAAGTAGCCGCTAACCAAGGACGCACTGCTTGTTTCCTTCCAAAACCAGTTGCCAACATCAACGGTAGCGGAATGCACACTAATATGTCGATAGCTCGAGAGGGCCAAAACCTATTCCACAGCGCAGACGGCCAAGATGGCCTTTCCGAGTTTGCCTGGGGCTTTGTTGACCGCCTCCTAGCTAACGCTGGCGACTTGTGCTTGGTTATGAATTCAAGCGTAAACGCCTACCGCAGGCTAGATCCAAATTTTGAGGCACCTAACCAGATTAAATCGTCTGCTATTGACAGAACATCAATGGTGCGAATCCCATTGGCAAATAAGACGAGCGCACGCATAGAAGTGAGAACCGTCTCACCCGACGCTAATCCGTACCTCACAATTTACTCACTAATACGAACCGGGTTAGAGGGGAATATGGGTCAGCCTGGAGAGCATAGAGGACGCGGAGGTCAAGCCAAACTACTGCCGATTGACATTTATAGCGCGGTAGAAAAGTTTGAAGATAGCTCCTATCTAAAGGAGATACTTGGAGATGACACTCACAGAAAATATATGAACTTAAAAATTGCGTCTGCGGATCGCTGCCCACGAGAACTCGGAACTATTGTAAAAACTGAGGAAATACTTTTTCACCATGAGGTGACTAACCAGTACCTCTGGTCGCGATTCTAATAAGACATTTTATTACGCATGATTAAATAGCTGTTTTTTCTAGTATTTTATCGAAGTTTAAGTTGCTTGTATTAGTCGCGAGCTTGGGCTATGATTGGCCCCAAGTTTTCGCGCACACAGTTATCTATTTAGAAAGATGTCAGAGGAGCTGCTAACAAATTTTTCGAGCTTTCAGGCAAATTCCTTTGCCGTTCATTTGGATTGCTTTAGTGGGCCACTCGACTTATTACTACACCTAGTCCGTCGAGAGGAAGTGTCCATTGAAAAAGTAAACATGTCAAATATTGCAGATCAATATCTGCAGGTAATACACAGCGCAAAGGAGCTCGACTTAGATTTAGCAGCCGAATTCTTGGTCGTCGCAGCTACCTTGCTAGCAATTAAGAGTCAGCTATTGCTGCCAGCTTCGCAGGTAGCTGAAATTGCAGATGAAGAAGCCGAGGACAGCAGCGCTTACGAAGAACTGAGAGAAAGACTCCGACGTTATGAACAAACGAAACGCCAAGCTCAAGCATTGCGAAACATTCCCCAGCTTGGCGTCGACACATTTTCTCGATTAGATCGCTCACTGCTTAGACCAGATCCAGAAATTCTCGAATTATCACCAGACCCTCAGTCGCTAGGAGTGATGTTCGTTAAACTACTAGAAAGGATTGGCGAAACAGTCCGCTCTATTCGCATTCGCCTAGAACCGATTTCGGTTGTCGATTTCATGATGCGAATAATCAACACATTACAAGGACATACCCGCCCACTAACAGTTGTCCCTAAGACGTTCAGTGGGTTATTAAGCGCATTTAGGAAACGGTCGCCAATAAAAATCTTAGCAACACATGAGCTAGATGGCCGTGAAGCAGATATTCAGGATCGCCAGCTCATAGTCGGCACTTTTATTTCTATGCTCGAGTTGATAAAGAGAGGATTTTTGAGCGCCTCGCAGAGCGGCGAGATGAGCGATATTGATCTAAGTCTTCGCCTGCGGACCAATGAGGAGATAAACAATCTCGAGTTAGCAGAAGAAGATAGACAAGATCGACAAGTCGTTGGGATGTCGATCGCTTAAAACGACCTTCGTCATCTTAATTGCAGAACTAATTAACAGACATAACGGGGAGAACAAACAGCAGTGTTAGAAGAAAGTATTGGCAAGGACTCCTTGGTTCAGCGGATCGAGCTTTCAAGAGCCGCAGTTATCAGCGCCTTACTTTTTGTGTCCCCCAAACCGTTGACAGTAGAGACGATTGCGGAAGCTACCGATTCAGACATCGTAACAGTAGAGGAAATCCTAGAAGAGGTGCTCAGTTTATTCAAAGATGACGTACATGGCTTTTCTCTTCACGAGGTTGCCGGCGGATGGCAATTGCGCACTTCTACGCTTGCGGCAGATGCAGTAAAACGACTTATTCCACCAAGAGGCAAAAAGTTAAGCCGCGCGGCAGCCGAAACACTAGCGGTCATCGCGTACAAGCAACCGGTAGAACGAGCTGAAATTGAAAGCATTAGAGGAGTAGACGCTTTGCCTACTCTAAAAACACTTCTCGATGGAAAACTCATAAGAGTAGTCGGACGAGCAGAGACCGCGGGAACGCCAGCGCTGTACGGGACTACTATGACTTTTCTTGAGAAATTTGGCCTTAAAGATCTTTCTGACTTGCCATCGGGGCATGAACTCGAGGAACTGCTAGCAGAACCAGGCGAGGAAGAGGCTTTAGAAAACGAGAGCGCGTCTCAGTAACATTTATAGCATTTACAAAAAGGATTTTTGTAAATGCTATAAACAGCAAGTGCGTAAGCACTTGCCAATAAACAACAAATACCGTTTCAAAAAAGTAAAATATTTAACTTACTTTTTGGAAACGGTATAGAACAACAACTTTAACGACAAACTCTTGACAAAGCAGCGACTTCAAAAAGTTATCGCCCGAGCTGGTATCTGCTCAAGGCGCAAAGCCGAAGATTACATTGCAAACGGACGCGTAAGCGTAAACGAAAAGGTAGTTTGCGAACCTGGAACAAGCGTCGATCCAGAAACTGATTTAATTTGCGTCGACGGCAAAGAACTCAGAGCTACTCCAACAGTTCTCTACCGATTTTACAAACCAAGAGATGTAATTACGTCAATGCAGGACACACATGGACGAAAAACCGTAGGCGACTTCGCTCGGCAATTGCCGACACGAGTATTTCCAGTTGGACGACTAGATAGAGACGTAACTGGATTACTCCTACTAACTAACGACGGAGAATTTGCGCAGCGAATGCTTCACCCACGCTTTTCAGTTCCACGCACCTACTACGCCGTTGTTCCGGGAAAACCCAAACAAGAAGTATTTACGCGCCTAAAACGGGGCTTAGAACTAGATTGTGGTTTCGGCTGCGTTTTAGATGCGCATGCAGTTAAAGCTTCTAAGAGAACTATAGAGTTATTCGGTAACATCGAGCGTGACTCAAGCATCATTTCTGTCACGGTGACACTAGGAAGAAAACATTTTGTTAAAAAAATCCTAGCCGCTGTAGGCTACCCAGTGAAACAATTATGCCGAGTCTCCTTTGGCCCCTACTTTTTGGGCAATCTTCGACCGGGCGAAATCGTCAAAGAAAGCATAAACACCTCTATAATTGAAGCGATTTGACGCGGCAGTTACGAAGCTAACGCGTTCACCTAGCTACATCTTCGCATCGCTTAATTCTACATAACGGCACTTATGACTCACACAAGACACTACTCCCGAACCACAAGCAGGAACTCCACCTAACTCAGTGCACATTACTTCTACGCAATCAAACCTCGCGCGAAAGTCATCATAGCGATCCTTGTTTACAGCTACGTCCTGCCCGCCATTGGCACAATCGCAGCAACCGTTAACAGCTTTCACGCAATCAGCATCCTCTCCGCAAGACTGATACCGACCCAACTCGAACTGGCTTAACGGTTCGGCAGTCTTCCCATCATCCTCCACATCGCCCCAAACAAAATTTAGCGGCACCAGGCAGCTTAAGATTAAAATAGCCACACTCTTGAATATTGTTTTCATATACCGTTACATCCTAACAAAGAGAAATTCCAAACCAGCCTATCCTCACTAACTAGTGAACATCATCGCTTTGGCTGCTTGGATTTTCCGCCCGCGTAACTACCTGCACCTTTGGCACCCTGGCACCAAACATTTTGTGCAAAACAACCGACGCCACTATTATAAACCAATAAACTACAAAACTCCACAAAGCCACGTCGATTCGGTTAAAACCACAAGCCATTCCAATTCCAGCAGCTAGCCATATCATGGAAGCCGTTGAAATACCCTGCACGCGCCGATCGCTTAAAAATATTACTCCACCGCCAACAAAACCAATACCCGTTACAATTCCAGCCGCTACTCGAGTTGGATCATACTGGCCTTCCAATGGGTGACCTGCGACTTGCACAGAAAGCAGTGAAAAAAGGCAGCTCCCCGCGCAAATCATAGAAAAAGTCCTCACCGAAGCAGCCTTTCGACGATAAGCTCGCTCAGTCCCCAAAGACAAACCCAATAGCGCCGCAAGCAGTAGCTGCTGCACGTAATCAGGCAATACAAATGAATGCCCCAAAATAGTTAAAACTCTAGCTACAAACACTGTTCTCTCTTTAGCCCCTTCTCATTCTCTACTCAAAACCTCACATAGTTTCTTAGCGCCACACATCGCAGCACCCCATAACCCGCTCTCCTCATCGACAATTAAATAAACCGGAATTGTGCTTAAAAGCTCATTATGCCTAGGAGAGCTTACAAACTCTTCTCGAAACGCCGGGTGCTTGACTAATTGAGGAACTTTAGCCGCTACGCCACCGGCAATAAAAACTCCCCCTAGTGCTAGAGTATCTAGCGCAAAATTTCTACATACTCGACCATAAAAACGCGACGCCCACAAAAGCGTTTCATTATGGTCTGCAAAACGAGCACTTACTTCAGATGGTTCTAGACACTCGCCAGTAAGAAACTCATGAATGCGGGATAGTCCCTTGCCCGATATCACTTCATTGCACGTTAGGTAATCGGCAGCAGTTCTTGTCAAGACAAATTGAGCAAACTCTAACTCTCTCCTGGACTGAAGCGGAAAAGTGATATGTCCTCCCTCAGAAGGAACCACGATATAGTTTCCACCCTCTCTAACCGCAACTATGGCTTTTCCCAAATTGCTTCCTGCCCCAATAACAGCAATAGTTGCATCTCGTCTCGCCTTTCCATCGACAACTTGCGTAGCCATTTGCGCGATTGGAGACTTACAGGCATAAGCCTGGGCTACAAAATCGTTAATTAAACAATATCGTGAAAAACCATAGTCGCGCTCGGCACACGAAAAATCGATTTCCCAAGAAATATAAGGTGGCTTGCAGTAGACTCCGTCCTCAATCGGACCAGCAACACCAATGGAAACTATATCAGCCTCCTTTGGCGTAAGAGAAAAATCGCTCTCAGCCAAGTTATGCAGTAACCCCGCAAACGAGTTCTGCTCACTGGTTCTTAGCCATTTGCTACTTAAGAGTTTTATTCCTTCATCGCTTGTCCTAAAATGCGCAAATCTACAGCTCGTTGCGCCAATATCCGCAGCAAGAATTTCACTACTCATAACTCTTGTAACCACCAAAACAAATTCCTTAAAAGAGAAGCTTACAGCAATCGAATATGCCCATGCATAGCAGCAATGTGATCCAGAATATATCTAAGCTAATTAAACCGTCCAACAAAAAAACTAAGTCTTTCTTATGTGTTAAAAGGCGTCAGCTTTGGCATCTGGCTAAGGCGTCAAATAGCAATTATAATAAATACTATGCCAAGAACTAAAATTATTAACGAAACAGACATTCTCACAGAAGATAACATTGATGTTAAAGAGCCACCTATGTATCGAGTCATTTTATTAAATGACGACTATACAAGCATGGATTTCGTGCTTCTTATACTTAAAAGCATTTTTAGAAAAAGCTCTGAGGAAGCAACTCGCTTGATGCTGACAGTGCATAATCACGGGTCTGCAACTGCTGGACTTTACACTAAAGAAGTGGCCGAAACTAAAATAGCAATGGTGCATCAGATTGCTCGTGAACATGAGTTTCCTTTAAAATGCCAAATGGAACCAATTTAATATGCTGGAACCAGCCGTAGAAAAGCTCTTACAGGACGCAACTCAGGAGGCAATCACTCGCTCTAACGAGCTGGTCTGTCTCGAGCACTTGCTCTATGCCATGCTAGAAGACGGCGAAGTAGCAGCTATCATTGAACACTGCGGAGCTCAGATAGCAGAAATAAGAAATAAGCTAGAAAGATTTTTTGACACTAAACTCGAGTCGACGCCTCCGTTTATGTCACTAGAGCCACAACAATCCCTTGCCTTTCAAAGAGTCCTCCAGAGAGCCATTTTGCACGTGCGTTACTCTAGCAAGGATAAAGTCTCACCGGGAGATGTGTTGGCTGCAATTTTTACCGAGACCGATAGCCACGCCGTCTATTTTTTGCGCCAGGCAAATATATCCCGCCTCGACGTACTCGAGTGCATATCGCATGGCCCTGTTAGCACAAGCGACTTCAGCGATAGATACGACCACGTGGACGAAGGCGATGAATCGCTAAACCTTAGCGACCGGCGGGCAAGTCCTTTGGAACAGTTCGCAATCGATCTAAACCAAAAGGCTCGCGATGAAAAAATAGATCCCCTTATAGGACGCGACAAAGAGATTAGTCGCTTAGTGCATGTTCTTTGTCGGCGCAACAAAAATAATCCCATATTGGTTGGCGATCAGGGCGTTGGCAAGACTGCGATTGTTGAAGGATTCGCCCGAAAACTAGTAGCCGGAGAAGTTCCCAAGCATTTGTCCACATGTCAAATTTTCGCACTCGATCTAGGGGCACTGCTTGCCGGGACGAAATATAGAGGCGATTTCGAGGCCCGCTTTAAGGCAGTCATTCAGGCATTAGAGAAAATTCCAAACGCCATTCTCTTCATTGACGAAATTCACACCGTAGTCGGTGCGGGAGCGACCTCCGGTGGCACGATGGATGCGGCCAATCTGCTTAAACCAATACTTTCCTCACGCGAGCTTCGGATTGTCGGCAGCACGACATATGAGGAATATAAGAACGTCTTTGAGAAGGATCGAGCCCTTGCTAGGCGTTTTTCGAGAATTGAGATTTTAGAACCGAGCGTAACAGACGCGATTGAAATTCTAAAGGGCCTTAAATCGCGCTTTGAGGCACATCACCATGTGCGGTATTCGCTTTCCGCAATCAAAGGCTGCGCAGAGCTATCCGAAAAATACCTCCGCGAACGCCTATTGCCCGATAAGGCCATTGATGTCATGGACGAAGCAGGGGCAGCGCTACGCCTATCGTCATCAGACGAAAGAGAGCGAATCGTTCGTTTGTCACATATAGAGAAAGTCATTTCCGATATGGCTCGAATACCAGCGCAGACCGTTAGCACTACTGAGGCAGATAAACTTAAAAACTTAGAAACTAACCTAAAGCAAGTTGTTTTCGGGCAGGACCGCGCCATTGCAGCTTTGGCTCAAGCAATTAGGCGTGCACGAGCCGGGCTTTCGCAAGAAAACAAGCCAGTTGGGTCGTTCTTGTTCGTCGGCCCAACTGGCGTAGGCAAGACGGAAGTGAGCAGGCAGCTAGCGGAGATCCTGGGCGTTGAGTTAGTGCGCTTTGACATGAGCGAGTATATGGAGAAGCACTCCGTTGCGCGTCTCATCGGAACACCCCCGGGGTATGTTGGCTTTGAACAAGGTGGACTGCTCACGGATGCGATAATGCGAAATCCGCACTCGGTACTTCTGTTAGACGAGATTGAAAAAGCCCATCCAGATCTATTCAATATTCTGCTCCAAGTCATGGATCACGCCACACTTACGGATCACAACGGCAAGAAGGCATGTTTTCGCAACGCGATTATAATCATGACATCAAATGTCGGCTCCGAGAATTTAAGTGGCCAAGCTATAGGCTTTGGCAACGAAGCTAGACAAGTGGATCAAAGCTCGATAAACAAGACATTTCGTCCAGAATTTAGAAATCGCCTGGACATGGTGGTAAAATTTGAGCCTCTTAAACCAGAAACGGTAGAGCATATCGTAGACAAGTTTATTGCCGAAATAGATAGCAAACTTCTAAACAAGAAAGCCTCTATTGTCGTAACCCCTGAAGCGCGCTCGTGGCTAGCAAGGCAGGGTTATAGCCCGGAATATGGGGCACGTTCCATTCACCGCTTGATTCAAGAAAAAATTAAAGACCCACTGGCCGACGAACTGCTGTTTGGCCAATTGAGACAAGGCGGCCTAGTCACCGTAAGACTTGAAGGAGAAGATATTAAACTCGCCGTTGAACAAAACGCCGAGAAAAAAGCAACTGTTAAAAGTTAGCAATACAAGACGCGATAGACCAGTGATTCACAGATTAAAAAATGCCTTCATCTGATCCATAAGGACATCAAACTGCTCGTCTTCAATTAAGTCGAGCCTATATTCATTAATTACCCTTATCATAATGTGATCATTCCACTCATCCCAGGCTTCTTTGGAAACTTTCTCGAAAATCTCCCGACCAAGCTCGCCCTCGATAGGAACTGATTCCAAACCGGGCAGCTCTTTGCCATAACGACTACAAATGACAACTCGCTCAGACATATAAATATTATTCCCTTATAATTCAAGCATCAGTTATATCATTTACATACTATCTAGCTCAAACAGAAAAGTCTAGTATCTCAAAACATCGCATTGGCATCCTAACGCATATACATAATCACTTAGAAAAAAACATGTCGATAGTGAAATTAATTGGAGCACCCTATGACGTTGGTTGCAGATCGGAAACTGCTACAGCAATAGATCAAAAAAACGGCCCAAAAGCACTGCGCAGCGCAATCAGTCGAATGACTCGTGGATTGAATGTGCCACTTGATTTTGACGATGTCGGCGACATTATTTGCGACAACACAGTTCTAGCAGTATTAAAAAGCGTCGAGGAAACATTTTTAAGAGTTCACTTAAAAAAAGCTCTGCCGCTAATTATTGGCGGAGCACACACTCTGACACTCGGCGCACTGCGTGCAGCAAAAAAAATAAACCCTAAATTTTCCCTAATTTACATCGACGCCCATGGGGATATAATGCCTCACAGTGAAATTAATTATGGTTCTTTTCTGCACTATGCGATTAAAGAAAAAACTATCTTACCTCAGCAGATAGGCTTTGTAGGCACTAGACTTCTAGAACGCGAAGAATTGGAGACGATAGGTAGAGAAAACATTTTCAACCTGACTTCCCTATCCGTCGAAGAATACGGAATCGTTAGCACAATTGAGAAGATAAAAGCATCGCTCCCTACACCCTACTACATAAGCATAGACCTAGATTCATTAGACCCAAGCGTAGCTCCTGGCGTGTCCGCACCATATCCTGGCGGCCTAAGCTTCCGCGAGCTATTATTCCTGACTAGAGAACTTACAAAATGCCACGTCCTAGGAATAGATATAGTTGAACTTTCTCCCATAAACGACATCAATAATCAAACCGCAAATCTTGCCGCCACACTTGTGCTGTCTCTCGCAACTACAGTGTGTTCAATATCTAGATAGCAGCTTGTGCTACGCTAAGTCACTGATATTACAGATCTAAAAAGCGGGATCGCAAAAATAAGCACTAATTAGCGTCAAAATATAAAGCTTATGGATTTTATGCCGATTAGGTATAATTAAGACTCGTCTGAGCCTTAGATCCGTTGGAGATCGATAGGGAAAGTTTCGTTTTTTTAAATGTAGCTCTGCTCTGACTCAGTCTAATTTCGCTAGAATAGGTATGAAATAATGTCGCTTACCATTCAGTCAAATATAAACTCCCTTAAAGCTAATAAGGAGTTAAATAAGCAAGAAGCTGCATTAAAAAAGAGCTTCGAAAAGCTTTCTACGGGAAAAGAGATCAACAAAGCTTCTGATAATCCGGCAGCGCTTGCCATTGCCATGGAGCTTCTCACCGACGCTGACACGTCGACGGTTGCGGCGCGAAATATTAGCGATGCTGTATCCGTTACCAATATCGTGGATAGCTCTTTAGAAACTGCTAGCGACATAACTTTGCGAATGAGGGAACTCGCAACTCAAGCCTCAAACGGAACATATAGCAATGAACAAAGAGAAGCACTAAATGACGAATTTCAGTCTCTTTCTGCAGAATTGGATCGAATTGCTCAAACCACTGAATTTAACGACCAACAATTACTGAGCACCGATGGCAGCATCTCTTTGCAAATCGGAACAGATGGAGATGTGTCCTCACAGATTTCTTTACCGCTTAAAGCCGTAAGCAGCTCCTCCCTTGGTTTAGGGAGCACAGATATCTCAACTCAGGCAAATGCTACGCAGGCTCTCTCTAGCATTGAGTCTGCAAGCGAAACGCTAACTGATGCCCGTAGCGACGTGAATGTAGTAGCAAACCAACTAAGTTTTACCTTTGAAAGCCTTCAAGTCTCTGAACAAAACAAAAGAGACGCGGCGAGTCGAATACTAGATGCAGACATAGCGACGGAAAGTGCTAATCTTGTAACAAATCAGATTCGTGAAAAGGCAGCCCTGGCAGTTAAAGCACAAGCGAATATCATGCCCGAACTCGCTCTAAAACTCCTAAGCTAACTTCTTAAGCAGCTTAACGCTATTTCCCTTATCATTAAACAAAACCTGGTCAAACTCCTTATTTACCATCGCTAACCCGCGACCGTGTAGCTTTAGCAACACGGTTGGATCTACAATAGGTTCTGGGACATCTTGCCAATTAAACCCTTCACCATCGTCCTCAACCACACAGCAGAACTCTGTAGGGCTAATATCAACTATCACTCTAATCTTTAATCCATGCGCTATCGCACGCGAGCTGCGTTCACTAAGAAGCTGTTCAAACGCATCATTCTCCAGAGCCGCAGTCTTTTCTTCATAGCTAATGCCTAAATTTCCGTGCTCTAGTGCATTGCGAAGCACTTCTGAGATTACCACCTCCACACGACCTAACTCGCGATAAGAAATGAGGCCGTTTAGCAAACTAGATATTATTTTAACCGTAGGGGTAATTATCTTACTAGAGCTAATTAAACATAGCTCAAGTCGCGCATGATCAAATATGTCACAAGCTGTCTTACAACCCATTCCATTTCCATAAGGGATATTGGTCGGGGTGAGAGGATTTGAACCTCCGGCCCACGGTTCCCAAAACCGTTGCGCTACCAGGCTGCGCTACACCCCGTAATTCCGATTCCGCTGGCAAACAAACCTATTTCTCTCATATTAACTTTAATGTCAAATACATTCATTCGTAACTTTGGCAAACAATCTCTCAGCCGCCATGGCACGGAATCCTTTCTCGCATGTAACTTCGAACTCGACTTGAGCGAGCGTAGCGTTTAGACTGTCGATCCAAACAATCGGATCATAGCCAAAACCCCCATTCCCCAGGGGTTTATCTAAAATGCACCCCTTAAGCGAGGATTGAACTTCGAACTTCTTCCCATCCGGGAAAAGCAATACCAGCGCGCAAACGTAATGAGCAGTTCTGTTCTTATTACCAGTCTCAACTTCGACCAATTTTAGTTCGTCAACGAGCGCCGTCATGCGCTCTGTATAAGTAGCATTTACACCTAGATAGCGAGCCGATCTTAGACCGGGTCGACCGCCCAAAGCTTCAACTTCTAAACCAGAATCGTCCCCAATAGCCGCCATGCCCGTAAAATTAAGAGCCGCAACTGCTTTTAAGAAGGCGTTCTCCATGTATGAACTGCCAGACTCAATAATTTCGGGCATGGGTCCCAGGTTCTTAATTTTGCAGGCAGCATCTAAGGAAATCAGCTTAACTCCAAAGCGCCTTGCTACAGCATTTAATTCCAAATACTTATGATTATTCGTCGTCGCCACGACGATGGGATCTTGCTCAAGGGATAAGGCTGTACGGAAACTCATATAAGAATTTATAGCTAACGCTTGTTTCTCACTGGAGAGATCACTATACT
The window above is part of the Deltaproteobacteria bacterium genome. Proteins encoded here:
- a CDS encoding glutamine synthetase; its protein translation is ELNLRAKARVLEHTPEAELTEYYLRYLHDEKNLKAVTICFSNLEGRFHMLDYDKKFLLKSYNNLTFDGSSIRGFSEVRESDLRLEVDWGSLRWLPTDVFGPGKVIAFGRIRDRDGSVYVSDMRSRLQELTNKLWEDNKTVANVSVEIEGFLFEGINAEQNYISRNGFSFVSSGGYYNSLPKDPLRIFIDSFAEAQRAMGFENEKDHPEVAPSQFELNYNFCDALVAADQIQIYKLLARQVAANQGRTACFLPKPVANINGSGMHTNMSIAREGQNLFHSADGQDGLSEFAWGFVDRLLANAGDLCLVMNSSVNAYRRLDPNFEAPNQIKSSAIDRTSMVRIPLANKTSARIEVRTVSPDANPYLTIYSLIRTGLEGNMGQPGEHRGRGGQAKLLPIDIYSAVEKFEDSSYLKEILGDDTHRKYMNLKIASADRCPRELGTIVKTEEILFHHEVTNQYLWSRF
- a CDS encoding segregation/condensation protein A; amino-acid sequence: MSEELLTNFSSFQANSFAVHLDCFSGPLDLLLHLVRREEVSIEKVNMSNIADQYLQVIHSAKELDLDLAAEFLVVAATLLAIKSQLLLPASQVAEIADEEAEDSSAYEELRERLRRYEQTKRQAQALRNIPQLGVDTFSRLDRSLLRPDPEILELSPDPQSLGVMFVKLLERIGETVRSIRIRLEPISVVDFMMRIINTLQGHTRPLTVVPKTFSGLLSAFRKRSPIKILATHELDGREADIQDRQLIVGTFISMLELIKRGFLSASQSGEMSDIDLSLRLRTNEEINNLELAEEDRQDRQVVGMSIA
- the scpB gene encoding SMC-Scp complex subunit ScpB, whose product is MLEESIGKDSLVQRIELSRAAVISALLFVSPKPLTVETIAEATDSDIVTVEEILEEVLSLFKDDVHGFSLHEVAGGWQLRTSTLAADAVKRLIPPRGKKLSRAAAETLAVIAYKQPVERAEIESIRGVDALPTLKTLLDGKLIRVVGRAETAGTPALYGTTMTFLEKFGLKDLSDLPSGHELEELLAEPGEEEALENESASQ
- a CDS encoding rRNA pseudouridine synthase, which encodes MTKQRLQKVIARAGICSRRKAEDYIANGRVSVNEKVVCEPGTSVDPETDLICVDGKELRATPTVLYRFYKPRDVITSMQDTHGRKTVGDFARQLPTRVFPVGRLDRDVTGLLLLTNDGEFAQRMLHPRFSVPRTYYAVVPGKPKQEVFTRLKRGLELDCGFGCVLDAHAVKASKRTIELFGNIERDSSIISVTVTLGRKHFVKKILAAVGYPVKQLCRVSFGPYFLGNLRPGEIVKESINTSIIEAI
- a CDS encoding MgtC/SapB family protein — translated: MFVARVLTILGHSFVLPDYVQQLLLAALLGLSLGTERAYRRKAASVRTFSMICAGSCLFSLLSVQVAGHPLEGQYDPTRVAAGIVTGIGFVGGGVIFLSDRRVQGISTASMIWLAAGIGMACGFNRIDVALWSFVVYWFIIVASVVLHKMFGARVPKVQVVTRAENPSSQSDDVH
- a CDS encoding glucokinase, with protein sequence MVTRVMSSEILAADIGATSCRFAHFRTSDEGIKLLSSKWLRTSEQNSFAGLLHNLAESDFSLTPKEADIVSIGVAGPIEDGVYCKPPYISWEIDFSCAERDYGFSRYCLINDFVAQAYACKSPIAQMATQVVDGKARRDATIAVIGAGSNLGKAIVAVREGGNYIVVPSEGGHITFPLQSRRELEFAQFVLTRTAADYLTCNEVISGKGLSRIHEFLTGECLEPSEVSARFADHNETLLWASRFYGRVCRNFALDTLALGGVFIAGGVAAKVPQLVKHPAFREEFVSSPRHNELLSTIPVYLIVDEESGLWGAAMCGAKKLCEVLSRE
- the clpS gene encoding ATP-dependent Clp protease adapter ClpS, which gives rise to MPRTKIINETDILTEDNIDVKEPPMYRVILLNDDYTSMDFVLLILKSIFRKSSEEATRLMLTVHNHGSATAGLYTKEVAETKIAMVHQIAREHEFPLKCQMEPI
- the clpA gene encoding ATP-dependent Clp protease ATP-binding subunit ClpA, with product MLEPAVEKLLQDATQEAITRSNELVCLEHLLYAMLEDGEVAAIIEHCGAQIAEIRNKLERFFDTKLESTPPFMSLEPQQSLAFQRVLQRAILHVRYSSKDKVSPGDVLAAIFTETDSHAVYFLRQANISRLDVLECISHGPVSTSDFSDRYDHVDEGDESLNLSDRRASPLEQFAIDLNQKARDEKIDPLIGRDKEISRLVHVLCRRNKNNPILVGDQGVGKTAIVEGFARKLVAGEVPKHLSTCQIFALDLGALLAGTKYRGDFEARFKAVIQALEKIPNAILFIDEIHTVVGAGATSGGTMDAANLLKPILSSRELRIVGSTTYEEYKNVFEKDRALARRFSRIEILEPSVTDAIEILKGLKSRFEAHHHVRYSLSAIKGCAELSEKYLRERLLPDKAIDVMDEAGAALRLSSSDERERIVRLSHIEKVISDMARIPAQTVSTTEADKLKNLETNLKQVVFGQDRAIAALAQAIRRARAGLSQENKPVGSFLFVGPTGVGKTEVSRQLAEILGVELVRFDMSEYMEKHSVARLIGTPPGYVGFEQGGLLTDAIMRNPHSVLLLDEIEKAHPDLFNILLQVMDHATLTDHNGKKACFRNAIIIMTSNVGSENLSGQAIGFGNEARQVDQSSINKTFRPEFRNRLDMVVKFEPLKPETVEHIVDKFIAEIDSKLLNKKASIVVTPEARSWLARQGYSPEYGARSIHRLIQEKIKDPLADELLFGQLRQGGLVTVRLEGEDIKLAVEQNAEKKATVKS
- a CDS encoding oxidative damage protection protein; its protein translation is MSERVVICSRYGKELPGLESVPIEGELGREIFEKVSKEAWDEWNDHIMIRVINEYRLDLIEDEQFDVLMDQMKAFFNL
- a CDS encoding arginase family protein, with product MSIVKLIGAPYDVGCRSETATAIDQKNGPKALRSAISRMTRGLNVPLDFDDVGDIICDNTVLAVLKSVEETFLRVHLKKALPLIIGGAHTLTLGALRAAKKINPKFSLIYIDAHGDIMPHSEINYGSFLHYAIKEKTILPQQIGFVGTRLLEREELETIGRENIFNLTSLSVEEYGIVSTIEKIKASLPTPYYISIDLDSLDPSVAPGVSAPYPGGLSFRELLFLTRELTKCHVLGIDIVELSPINDINNQTANLAATLVLSLATTVCSISR